The sequence ATACGAAAACGATTAACTCAAgttattatatgtatattacAAATCATTATGAATCAATTTAAACTTTGATTTTTACGGACAAGAGTATGACAAGTAACTGAGTGAGAAGACTCCTATTTAGGAGTGATATCGTGACTtgcattaatataatatatacgtATGTATCAACTTTTCAATTCCTTATCAGAATTAAAAGTATAAAGCCGCTGATTTCAGTAGATTTTTGAGTCCGACAATGCCATTGAGGCTGGTGACTTTGAACCACATCTAGCTAGCAGATGATATCGTATGAATCACATAAAAATAAACAGactttgaagaaaacaatatgtttaTTATTCCCCAAATAATTGACCTCTAATTAATTAGCTCTACCCAAATAAAAGCAATCAAATACAACAACATTTCAGACCAAGCTTGGAGCTTCCCCCGCCAGCCATACAACAGTACTATATAAAGAGAGTCGAGAATGCCAAAGGATAGAAGTTGCCCTATATAAAAAACATCATCCCGCAACTGATGGGGCCACCCCCACTCCACCACTGCCGGCCCCCTACTCGATTCTTCCAATCTCAGCCATCGATCAGAATACGTCGTGGGGATAGCTAGCTAGCCTAGCACAACCAATTCTTTGCACACATATATGCGTGTGCGTGGAAGTGTTGGCAATATCAAGAGGGTTTGATGAAGAGGGATTGTTCGGAAGTTATAAAGATGTTGGAAGTCGTCAATCaatgaaaacaataaaagaGTGAGTGAGGTGACTTTTTGGTCACTTTTGGGTAAAGAGAGGGACAAAGTGGGGGAAAGAGAGGGAGATCAAAGGGTGGGATGTTGGAATCTTCCAAAGGATATGCCATTTGCTGCAACTCATTATTTCTCCTAAgacataataatataataattatatgaaaaaatgCAACATGggatggatggatggatggatggatgCATTGCAGATCGAATTTCTAACGTTGTTTGTCATCTATTTCGTATCTCATGACTAAGGTATTGACTAAGATTTCAAGAGCTCAAAAGTTATACCTTTcacataaaaaagaaaaagaaatattttgtcGAGAttgtgaaaaattaataataatttagagTGTCTAAATACAgccaaaataacatatattgtTAATGTATCTGACTAAGATTTCAAGAGCTCAAAAGTTATACCTTTGacgtgaaaaagaaaaagaaacatttTGTCGGGATtgtgaaaattaataataatttagagTGTCTAAGTACAgacaaaataacatatattgtTCGCAGATTATTCTTTTCGGATTCTCTCCCAACACTCTTTAGAGAAAAGAGTTGATCCATAGGAGGCGTACGTAAGCACTAAACATGGTATTGGAATCATACTTGAAAGTATATTCTGTTCAGATATTCCACaattgaatttcaaaatatatgaaCTATCATCGAGCTATTCTATCGATTTGAATACTTCCATTGGTTCCGAATCACAATTGGGCTTGTTTCGGACTTTGGTAATTACCTAATGGGCTTCTGGGCCTGATGTTCGCCCATAAATAGACCAAATGTGTGTGCTCGTTAATGATAGCTAGGGCCCACGAAAAGCTCCACAATTTCTTTTGTTAGTAGAAAGaccaaaaacatataaaatgatttttactCCAATTGCTCTCTCAACAAAGAATTATTAGGGATTATTTCCGGCTATTCGGTGCAACTAAAGGGCATCACTACCTTTATTACTGACATTAATACTTTAAACTTTTTTTTCTAATTCCAATTAGGATACAATACAGTATGCGTGTTGTCCACATATGAACTTTGAAGACTACCAATTATTCTAGAaccttttttttatatttattttctctaTAATTTTCTGGACTCGATAAAATTCTTCTTTGTGGAGTCGCGGGATTTCACGAACTCGAGAAAACTCGAGAAATCAGTGTCTTTGTAACGTCTTGGATTTGACTCATCAATGAGTGTAGAAGATGGCTGAACTGTACTCGTAAAAGAGAGACTATGCAAAGAGGCTACCGATATCCTATAATTGCTAGAGTTCACCAGAACTCTATGAAGAACACTCTTGTATCTTCCATTGCTAAATATCTGGAAAATTCCAACAAATTAAATGCATTATTGGATTATTCatagaaatttaatatattatattgacTGTTTAGCCATAATAATTAAAGTAGTCGATGCAAGGACACTAATGCATGCGTGCCTCTAGGTGATCTCCAACATTAACCACAAAGGATCCGGGTACGGGTTCAACAGTAACCCAATGATCTTGGTGGTGTATTTGCAATCCACGGATCTCATCCTGGAGCAGAAGCGTTAGGAACCCATAGTCGGAATGTGGCAGCATACCCACCGTCAATTCGGGTTCGGGGCATGGCGGATAGCAGTTCATAACCAGTATCTGGCTACCATTTTCCAGTTCTTTTAGTATTCCATCATCACCACCTATATTTCTTATTCCAAGGCTTTCTAGGATGGCTTGTACGAGTGATAGAAACAACAATTTGGTTGCTTTAGCGTAAGCAACCCCTGACTCCCTGTTGAATTTATACCACAATATTCCAACAAAAAGAAATTTAGTCAGCACCAAGAGTACTTATTAACATAAGATTGACAATCGATGTCATCAAAATATACTAGCATTCGTAGTACACACGTGTGTGCAAAttgattttcttgtattttatgTTATCTTGAGTTGACTCTTACTTCAAGTCAATTGGAGAA comes from Primulina huaijiensis isolate GDHJ02 chromosome 5, ASM1229523v2, whole genome shotgun sequence and encodes:
- the LOC140977272 gene encoding probable 2-oxoglutarate-dependent dioxygenase SLC1, which produces MSPMRHELSHEEEYQKGVKRLYENGIKHVPGKYILPETDRPNENSRSAKLNLKLPEIDRAQLKGPNRDRVLASLAYAYENYGFFQLTNHGIPEEVINHMSDMSKRFFELPFADREKYMLSDMRSPVRYGTSFNQINDEVFCWRDFLKLVCDPQPDVLSHWPRSPIDLKESGVAYAKATKLLFLSLVQAILESLGIRNIGGDDGILKELENGSQILVMNCYPPCPEPELTVGMLPHSDYGFLTLLLQDEIRGLQIHHQDHWVTVEPVPGSFVVNVGDHLEIFSNGRYKSVLHRVLVNSSNYRISVASLHSLSFTSTVQPSSTLIDESNPRRYKDTDFSSFLEFVKSRDSTKKNFIESRKL